In the genome of Desulfofarcimen acetoxidans DSM 771, one region contains:
- a CDS encoding metal ABC transporter substrate-binding protein, giving the protein MKKLYFGVLLVLAAVIITACGNKSEQAHVQALKNVNADGKLKVVTTFYPLYEFASQTGGDRVNVYNLMPPGAEPHDWEPAPRDMASIEQADLFIYNGAGLEPWVEQRLLPVLAGKKVKVLDASAGQKLISASKGTYDPHYWLDPLMARHTVESIAAAISEIDPNNGQYYRERASAYGEKLLKLDKEYSAAAQSFTSKDLVTSHSAFAYMCRRYGMQQVSVLGLSPEAQPSPAQLKEVVEFVRQNKVRCIFFEPLISSQLSETVAREAKVKTGVLNTIAGLTEEQQAQGENYISLMYSNLAALKEALQ; this is encoded by the coding sequence GTGAAGAAATTGTATTTTGGAGTGCTGCTGGTGCTTGCCGCGGTAATAATAACCGCCTGTGGGAATAAATCCGAGCAGGCTCACGTTCAAGCGCTTAAAAACGTAAATGCGGACGGTAAGCTTAAGGTTGTGACAACCTTTTACCCACTTTATGAATTCGCTTCTCAAACCGGTGGTGACCGGGTGAATGTTTATAATTTAATGCCGCCCGGCGCGGAACCCCACGACTGGGAACCCGCACCCAGAGACATGGCCAGCATAGAGCAAGCGGATCTGTTCATTTATAACGGAGCGGGACTGGAGCCCTGGGTGGAGCAGCGGCTGCTGCCTGTTTTAGCCGGCAAAAAGGTGAAAGTGCTGGATGCGTCTGCCGGTCAAAAGCTCATCAGTGCATCAAAAGGTACTTACGACCCTCATTATTGGCTGGACCCGCTGATGGCCAGACATACAGTAGAGAGCATTGCTGCGGCAATATCTGAAATTGACCCGAACAACGGGCAGTATTACCGGGAAAGAGCCTCGGCTTACGGTGAAAAGCTGCTTAAACTGGATAAGGAGTACAGTGCGGCTGCACAAAGCTTTACAAGCAAAGACCTGGTAACCTCGCACAGTGCTTTTGCGTATATGTGCAGGCGTTATGGAATGCAGCAGGTTTCCGTATTGGGTCTGTCGCCGGAGGCCCAGCCTTCACCCGCTCAACTTAAAGAGGTGGTGGAATTTGTTCGCCAAAATAAGGTACGTTGTATTTTTTTTGAGCCTTTAATCAGTTCGCAGCTTTCAGAAACGGTGGCCCGCGAGGCAAAAGTTAAAACCGGTGTCCTAAACACGATAGCCGGTTTGACTGAAGAACAACAGGCTCAAGGTGAAAATTACATTTCTTTAATGTACAGCAACCTGGCGGCTTTGAAGGAGGCCTTGCAGTAG
- a CDS encoding Fur family transcriptional regulator, which translates to MSMEDVLDKLKSCGIKLTPQRQEVVRVFLEDNKHFSAEEVLKKVQQTFSSVSFDTIYRTLNLFKDLGIIIEVDFFDGCRRFEMNDENNHHHHLVCLKCGKAKEVHHCPAECIHNILKQNPGFKVSGHTFSIFGYCPNCQ; encoded by the coding sequence ATGAGTATGGAGGATGTGCTGGATAAGCTAAAGTCTTGTGGTATAAAACTCACTCCGCAGCGCCAGGAAGTGGTCAGAGTCTTTTTGGAAGATAATAAGCACTTTAGTGCCGAGGAGGTATTAAAAAAAGTTCAACAGACCTTTTCCAGCGTCAGTTTTGATACTATTTACCGTACTCTTAATTTATTCAAGGATCTGGGAATAATTATTGAAGTGGACTTTTTTGATGGCTGCCGTCGTTTTGAAATGAACGATGAAAATAATCATCATCACCATTTAGTTTGTTTGAAATGCGGGAAAGCCAAGGAAGTTCATCACTGCCCGGCGGAATGTATTCACAATATCCTAAAACAGAACCCCGGCTTTAAGGTGTCCGGCCATACGTTTAGCATTTTTGGCTACTGCCCAAACTGTCAGTAG
- a CDS encoding sulfite exporter TauE/SafE family protein — MNLFYYLTAFGIGALHSLEPGHGKSLMGAYLIMSRGRVIDAVALGLTSAATHTAVILVMAATTQFAFAAAQVSTHLSDAGQMEIWLQLLSGILMTIIGTKLFPFNRKHTCCKHHHPHAHAPVGQAGQKVNLLDLLLVGFTNGLIPCPSALAVLLMSLSTGHLFQGLLLVLAFGVGGAAALITVGIIFVKLSALAGKSISAAAWSKFSAASSLLIIGTGIAITYQAVQKLL, encoded by the coding sequence ATGAACCTGTTCTATTATTTAACAGCTTTCGGCATAGGAGCTCTGCACTCGCTGGAACCAGGCCACGGCAAAAGCCTTATGGGGGCTTATCTGATAATGTCACGGGGCCGTGTTATCGACGCGGTCGCTCTGGGTTTAACCTCAGCGGCCACCCACACCGCGGTTATCCTGGTTATGGCGGCAACAACACAATTTGCTTTTGCTGCCGCTCAGGTAAGCACTCATCTCAGTGATGCCGGACAAATGGAAATCTGGCTGCAGCTGCTGTCCGGCATTTTAATGACAATCATAGGAACTAAATTATTCCCCTTTAACAGAAAACACACCTGCTGCAAGCATCATCATCCTCATGCTCATGCACCGGTCGGACAGGCAGGTCAAAAAGTAAACCTGCTGGATTTACTCCTGGTAGGCTTCACAAACGGGCTGATTCCCTGTCCCAGCGCTTTAGCGGTTCTTCTGATGTCTCTCAGTACCGGACATCTTTTTCAAGGACTGCTGCTGGTACTGGCTTTTGGTGTTGGCGGTGCAGCAGCCTTGATTACCGTAGGCATTATTTTTGTTAAGCTTTCCGCTCTGGCCGGAAAATCTATAAGCGCCGCAGCCTGGAGCAAATTCTCCGCCGCCAGCAGCTTGCTGATTATTGGCACAGGCATTGCAATCACCTACCAGGCCGTTCAAAAGCTGCTTTGA
- a CDS encoding anthranilate synthase component II gives MLVLIDNYDSFVYNLYQYLCELGQEVLVFRNDKVTLAQIEALSPSHIIISPGPCSPNEAGISMEVISYFAGRIPVLGVCLGHQSIGQVFGGRVLRSPRMMHGKTSRIRHDGRTVYKDLPNPMTTARYHSLIVEKSDLPPVLEITSETSEGELMGVRHKEYTVEGVQFHPESILTTAGKELLANFLELKGGLWRENPAFA, from the coding sequence ATGCTGGTATTAATAGACAATTATGATTCCTTTGTTTACAACCTTTACCAGTACCTGTGCGAATTGGGACAGGAAGTTCTGGTTTTTCGCAATGACAAGGTCACACTGGCACAAATTGAAGCCCTTTCACCTTCTCACATAATCATTTCGCCCGGGCCTTGTTCTCCCAACGAGGCAGGTATTTCCATGGAGGTTATTTCCTATTTCGCCGGCAGAATTCCTGTGCTGGGGGTTTGTCTGGGACACCAATCCATTGGACAGGTTTTCGGCGGCAGGGTCCTGCGCTCTCCCCGCATGATGCACGGCAAAACCTCCCGGATCAGACATGACGGGCGCACTGTTTATAAAGACCTGCCCAACCCCATGACTACCGCCCGTTACCACTCTCTTATAGTCGAAAAATCAGATCTTCCGCCGGTTCTGGAAATCACTTCGGAAACTTCGGAAGGTGAATTAATGGGGGTAAGACACAAAGAATACACAGTGGAGGGTGTGCAATTTCACCCGGAATCAATTTTGACAACCGCCGGCAAAGAGCTGCTGGCTAATTTTTTAGAATTGAAAGGGGGTCTCTGGCGTGAAAACCCTGCCTTTGCTTAA
- the pabB gene encoding aminodeoxychorismate synthase component I produces MKTLPLLKKIDVAADAVLLYERLQSGSYSFFLDTGMKSPGLGHHSFVGADPFLLFETKDDLITITSNGRRQNITGSPLKELKRLLAEYQMPPVDTGLPFNGGAVGFFSYDLGRQIEVIPDRAVDDLELPDCQLGFYDVLAAVNHLTGEVFVVSTGLPEKDPELAFRRAEKRLAETEKLLCGPESQKDARPAPAGIATPGRIFSYPERQEISLPQSHFTQESYCSAVQKAIDYIASGDIFQVNLSQRFSIRQTTDSWKLYKKLREINPAPFAAFLSFADVEVISASPERFLKVTGKQVETRPIKGTRPRGKTKAEDALMRRELWESIKDRAELVMIVDMERNDLGRVCKIGSVKVPELYRLEEYATVFHLVSTVVGELPEDKTTIDLLEAAFPGGSISGAPKIRSMEIIEELEPVRRGIYTGSIGYIGFDGDADLNIVIRTIIARHGRFYFQVGGGITADSNPYAEYIETLDKARALMKALGLEEKEEYSWSVSSR; encoded by the coding sequence GTGAAAACCCTGCCTTTGCTTAAAAAAATAGATGTCGCCGCCGACGCGGTTCTCTTGTATGAGCGTTTGCAATCCGGTTCTTATAGTTTTTTTCTCGATACCGGCATGAAATCACCGGGCCTCGGTCACCATTCTTTTGTAGGCGCAGATCCCTTTTTGCTGTTCGAAACTAAAGACGATCTAATTACGATAACCAGCAACGGACGGCGGCAAAACATTACCGGATCTCCTTTAAAGGAATTGAAAAGACTTTTAGCCGAATATCAAATGCCTCCGGTTGACACGGGACTGCCTTTCAACGGGGGTGCCGTGGGCTTCTTCAGTTACGATTTAGGCAGACAGATAGAAGTTATACCTGACCGGGCCGTGGATGACCTGGAACTGCCCGACTGCCAACTGGGCTTTTATGATGTCCTGGCAGCCGTCAATCACCTGACCGGGGAAGTATTTGTTGTTTCCACCGGGCTGCCCGAAAAAGACCCGGAACTGGCTTTCCGCCGGGCGGAAAAAAGACTGGCAGAAACGGAAAAGCTTTTGTGCGGCCCGGAATCTCAAAAGGACGCCCGGCCCGCGCCTGCCGGGATCGCGACACCCGGCAGGATTTTTTCCTATCCCGAGCGGCAGGAAATCAGTTTGCCTCAATCCCATTTTACCCAGGAGAGTTATTGTTCCGCAGTACAAAAAGCTATTGATTATATTGCCTCAGGCGATATTTTTCAGGTTAACCTGTCCCAGCGCTTCTCTATACGCCAGACCACTGATTCATGGAAACTGTATAAGAAATTGCGGGAGATTAATCCCGCTCCTTTTGCCGCCTTCCTGTCTTTTGCTGATGTAGAGGTAATAAGCGCTTCCCCCGAACGGTTTTTAAAAGTTACCGGCAAGCAGGTGGAAACCAGGCCTATTAAAGGGACCAGGCCCAGGGGCAAAACAAAAGCTGAGGATGCTCTTATGCGGCGTGAACTCTGGGAGAGCATCAAGGACAGGGCGGAACTGGTTATGATTGTGGATATGGAAAGAAACGATCTGGGACGGGTCTGTAAAATAGGCTCGGTAAAGGTGCCCGAGCTTTACCGGCTGGAAGAATACGCGACCGTATTTCACCTGGTTTCCACGGTAGTCGGCGAACTGCCGGAAGATAAAACCACCATAGATTTACTGGAGGCGGCTTTCCCCGGCGGCTCAATCAGCGGAGCACCTAAAATCCGCTCCATGGAAATCATTGAAGAACTGGAACCTGTGCGGCGGGGAATCTATACCGGGTCTATCGGCTATATCGGCTTTGACGGGGATGCTGACTTGAATATTGTTATTCGCACTATTATCGCCAGGCACGGCCGTTTTTACTTCCAGGTGGGCGGTGGTATTACGGCTGACTCAAATCCTTATGCCGAGTATATTGAGACGCTGGATAAGGCGAGAGCTTTGATGAAAGCACTGGGATTAGAGGAGAAGGAGGAGTATTCTTGGAGCGTTTCGTCCAGATAA
- a CDS encoding aminotransferase class IV — protein sequence MERFVQISSTQDTGQPPAAQKTPGDTTYVCCNGEIIPAEAASLPAADRGLLYGYGLFETFMVKKGRAVFVEEHLQRLSSSAPKLGLLLSEEDCQTGIINGINRVIEKNCLQEGSLRLTVTAGSESERRPGILITVKKAPAYRSEHYQQGFRAGFLKNPRNERSPLVYLKSLNYLENLLGRQEAISSNWNEGLFLNTHGCLAEGTVSNIFLVTGDKELVTPHVSSGLLPGVMRAKVLRKAAAAGYRCRERAVLPEELFSAKECFLTNSLMVVMPLVEVDGKSIGDGKPGQATGEIRAGLEI from the coding sequence TTGGAGCGTTTCGTCCAGATAAGCAGCACTCAGGATACCGGGCAACCGCCCGCCGCTCAAAAAACACCCGGTGATACAACTTATGTCTGCTGCAACGGTGAAATTATTCCGGCAGAAGCAGCTTCACTGCCGGCAGCAGACAGGGGCTTACTTTATGGCTACGGGCTTTTTGAAACTTTCATGGTTAAAAAGGGCCGGGCGGTTTTTGTTGAGGAACACCTGCAGAGACTGAGCAGCTCCGCGCCTAAACTCGGTCTCTTATTATCGGAAGAAGACTGTCAAACCGGAATCATTAACGGTATAAACAGAGTTATAGAAAAGAACTGTTTACAGGAGGGCAGTCTGCGTTTGACGGTTACTGCGGGCTCGGAAAGCGAACGCAGGCCCGGTATACTTATAACCGTTAAAAAAGCCCCGGCATATCGCAGCGAGCATTACCAACAGGGATTTCGGGCCGGTTTTCTGAAAAACCCGAGGAACGAGCGCTCTCCCCTGGTTTATCTTAAGTCTCTCAACTATTTGGAGAACCTTTTAGGAAGACAGGAGGCTATATCCAGCAACTGGAATGAAGGATTATTTCTAAACACTCACGGATGTCTTGCCGAGGGAACTGTCAGCAATATCTTTTTGGTAACCGGGGATAAAGAGCTGGTTACTCCTCACGTCTCTTCCGGCCTGCTGCCCGGAGTTATGAGGGCTAAAGTGCTGCGGAAAGCCGCTGCCGCCGGCTATCGCTGCCGGGAAAGGGCTGTACTGCCGGAGGAGTTGTTTTCGGCCAAAGAGTGTTTTCTGACTAACTCGCTGATGGTGGTCATGCCCCTGGTGGAAGTGGACGGGAAAAGCATCGGAGACGGTAAACCGGGTCAAGCAACCGGAGAGATCAGGGCTGGGCTGGAGATTTGA